A part of Marinobacter psychrophilus genomic DNA contains:
- a CDS encoding ABC transporter substrate-binding protein: MRKLTPVALLCALSAPSLAVAECGEVSITQMSWASNAVVTGVATFIMEQGYGCDVTVIPSDTVPAVTSVAENGEPDIVTELWLNSAGEAYLRLEEQGKIKRVAEVLDPGGIEGWWIPTYLAEKHPELKTIEGIMANPELVDSRFNNCPSGWGCRVVSDNLVRALDLKASGITVFDHGSGETLATSMASAVQSEEPWFGYYWGPTVPLGKYDMTRVKIGDYKPDVHTRNQTQMAENPGVSEFPAATILTAVTTSFGEREPEVVEMLGNMTFKTSTMSALLAWMDENNASAEEAAVYFLSNNTDEWSSWLNASATEKLANVLGQ, from the coding sequence ATGCGTAAACTAACGCCTGTGGCGCTTTTATGCGCCCTGTCTGCACCCTCGCTCGCTGTCGCCGAATGCGGTGAAGTATCCATTACCCAGATGAGCTGGGCCTCGAACGCCGTAGTCACCGGCGTCGCCACTTTTATTATGGAACAAGGCTACGGCTGTGACGTAACCGTGATTCCCTCGGACACCGTTCCTGCCGTCACATCGGTCGCTGAAAATGGCGAACCGGACATCGTGACCGAGCTTTGGCTGAACTCTGCCGGCGAGGCCTACCTGCGCCTGGAAGAGCAAGGCAAAATCAAGCGCGTAGCCGAAGTACTGGACCCAGGTGGTATTGAAGGCTGGTGGATTCCCACGTATCTGGCCGAGAAACACCCGGAACTGAAGACCATCGAAGGCATCATGGCGAATCCGGAACTGGTGGACAGCCGCTTTAACAACTGCCCGAGTGGATGGGGCTGCCGTGTTGTCAGTGACAACCTGGTCCGCGCTCTTGATCTCAAAGCATCAGGTATCACGGTATTCGATCACGGATCCGGTGAAACCCTGGCGACGTCTATGGCCTCCGCGGTTCAGAGCGAAGAGCCCTGGTTCGGTTACTACTGGGGCCCAACTGTACCACTCGGCAAGTACGACATGACTCGGGTTAAAATTGGCGATTACAAGCCAGACGTTCATACCCGTAACCAGACCCAAATGGCCGAAAATCCCGGTGTTTCCGAGTTCCCTGCTGCCACCATTCTGACCGCAGTCACCACCAGTTTCGGTGAGCGCGAGCCTGAAGTGGTTGAGATGCTAGGCAACATGACCTTCAAAACCAGCACCATGAGTGCCCTGCTGGCTTGGATGGATGAAAACAACGCCTCCGCCGAAGAGGCTGCCGTTTACTTCCTGAGTAACAATACCGACGAGTGGTCTAGCTGGCTGAATGCTTCAGCCACCGAGAAACTCGCCAACGTGCTTGGCCAGTAG
- a CDS encoding betaine/proline/choline family ABC transporter ATP-binding protein (Members of the family are the ATP-binding subunit of ABC transporters for substrates such as betaine, L-proline or other amino acids, choline, carnitine, etc. The substrate specificity is best determined from the substrate-binding subunit, rather than this subunit, as it interacts with the permease subunit and not with substrate directly.), translating into MDRDIKISIRNLYKIFGPTPDVALEYVKQGMGKAELLEKHQHVLGLQDINVDMREGHVTVIMGLSGSGKSTLIRHLNRLIEPTGGEIAVDGENVLAFDEDQLRNLRRERMSMVFQKFALLPHKTVLENAGMALSVRGHKIEEFEAEAKKWIARVGLEGNEYQYPHQLSGGMQQRVGIARALASNSPIMLMDEAFSALDPLIRSDMQDLLLELQDELHKTIVFITHDLDESLKLADHLVILKEGYIVQQGEPQEILMHPNDPYIVNFISDINRARVLRVRSIMKKTTEAPDNVAGDIGERDNLESVIALSGGDTSLTYRVVRKGEQVGVLEVQDLFKALVPTESPECDTRSHY; encoded by the coding sequence GTGGATCGGGACATTAAAATTTCAATCCGGAACCTATACAAGATTTTCGGCCCTACTCCCGACGTTGCCCTTGAGTACGTAAAACAAGGCATGGGAAAGGCCGAACTGCTCGAAAAGCATCAGCACGTGCTGGGCCTTCAGGATATCAACGTGGATATGCGCGAGGGCCATGTAACCGTCATCATGGGGCTGTCGGGATCTGGCAAGTCCACGCTCATTCGGCATCTCAACCGGTTGATTGAACCCACCGGCGGTGAAATCGCAGTCGATGGCGAGAACGTACTGGCGTTTGACGAAGACCAGTTGCGCAACCTGCGCAGGGAACGCATGTCGATGGTGTTCCAGAAATTCGCGCTGCTGCCGCACAAAACCGTTCTTGAAAACGCCGGGATGGCGCTTTCCGTGCGCGGCCATAAAATTGAGGAATTTGAAGCAGAAGCCAAAAAATGGATCGCCCGCGTGGGCCTGGAAGGCAACGAATACCAGTACCCGCACCAATTGTCTGGTGGTATGCAGCAGCGCGTTGGTATCGCCCGGGCACTGGCCTCTAACTCACCGATCATGCTGATGGACGAGGCCTTCTCGGCGCTGGATCCGCTGATACGGTCAGACATGCAAGACCTGCTGCTGGAGCTTCAAGACGAGCTGCATAAGACCATCGTTTTCATTACCCACGATCTGGATGAGTCACTGAAACTGGCAGACCACCTGGTCATACTCAAGGAAGGTTATATTGTTCAACAGGGTGAGCCGCAAGAAATACTGATGCACCCGAACGATCCTTACATCGTCAACTTTATCAGCGACATCAATCGTGCCCGGGTACTGCGGGTTCGGTCCATCATGAAGAAAACCACGGAAGCGCCTGACAACGTGGCCGGCGATATCGGTGAAAGAGACAACCTGGAATCAGTGATTGCGCTGTCTGGAGGCGACACCAGCCTCACCTATCGCGTGGTTCGCAAAGGTGAGCAGGTTGGAGTTCTGGAAGTCCAAGACCTGTTCAAGGCTCTGGTGCCTACCGAAAGCCCAGAATGCGACACCCGCTCGCATTATTGA
- a CDS encoding mechanosensitive ion channel family protein — MLESIEAGLTAWLLPGASALLALVATYATFRVALGVTRRVTRSKAVPRIFLDAAARALGVFSCLLVLNGVLETAPEGLPLLAELQHFATLLLILSMTWSAVRCTSAIGDVVVILNPALEHQWKRARKVETQTRFLVRGLNVLIVIIGLGGALMTFDGVRHVGGSLLASAGIGGIVLGFAARPVLGNLLAGMQIVLTQPFRIDDVLHVQGEWCWVEEVTATYVVLRVWDLRRMIVPLQWFIENPFENWSRNTTDLMVTVLLSVDYAMPVPPLREEFARLLRHSSLWDGKTETVQVTDSNERVLQIRFLMSASNSSKAWDLRCAVREGLVTFVQANYPEYLPKVRARLVDDPDAALDQ, encoded by the coding sequence ATGTTGGAGTCGATCGAGGCCGGTCTAACCGCGTGGCTACTGCCGGGCGCATCCGCGTTACTGGCGCTGGTAGCAACCTACGCTACCTTCCGCGTTGCGTTGGGAGTGACACGTCGGGTTACCCGCTCCAAGGCCGTTCCCCGCATCTTTCTAGACGCTGCCGCCCGCGCCCTGGGTGTCTTCTCATGTTTGCTGGTGCTGAACGGGGTTCTGGAAACCGCACCTGAAGGTCTTCCCCTGCTGGCGGAGCTGCAGCATTTCGCCACGCTGCTGCTGATCTTGTCGATGACCTGGTCGGCGGTGCGCTGCACCTCGGCCATCGGGGATGTGGTTGTTATACTCAACCCAGCGCTTGAGCACCAATGGAAACGTGCTCGAAAAGTTGAAACACAGACCCGTTTTTTGGTTCGTGGCCTCAATGTTCTGATTGTGATCATAGGGTTAGGGGGCGCCCTGATGACCTTTGACGGCGTGCGCCACGTTGGTGGCAGCCTGCTGGCTTCCGCCGGCATTGGCGGTATTGTTTTGGGTTTCGCGGCTCGCCCGGTGCTGGGCAATCTGCTGGCGGGTATGCAGATTGTGCTGACCCAGCCGTTTCGTATAGACGATGTACTCCATGTTCAGGGCGAGTGGTGCTGGGTCGAAGAAGTGACAGCGACTTACGTGGTGTTGCGGGTCTGGGATTTGCGCCGCATGATCGTGCCGTTGCAGTGGTTTATCGAGAACCCGTTTGAGAACTGGTCGCGCAATACGACCGATCTGATGGTGACGGTTTTGCTCTCAGTTGATTACGCCATGCCGGTGCCGCCGTTGCGCGAGGAATTCGCGCGGCTGCTCAGACACTCTTCCCTGTGGGACGGAAAAACGGAGACAGTGCAGGTGACCGACTCGAATGAGCGTGTGTTACAGATACGCTTCCTGATGAGTGCCTCGAATTCCAGCAAGGCCTGGGATTTACGTTGCGCGGTGCGGGAGGGGTTGGTGACTTTTGTTCAAGCCAACTATCCGGAATATTTGCCGAAGGTTCGGGCGCGGCTGGTGGATGATCCAGATGCGGCCCTTGATCAGTAA
- a CDS encoding ABC transporter permease, translating into MATYDFLFSSLGLTEWCAEGKSDAPMSMAALLNKSKGTEAEQSLWDVPFPSMDALNDSCAAFPQSRELTQGLEQGFLAVKDNLSIVLDPITQPLSWALDGTLYGMITTPWWIVIPILLAVVLLVTKSWKLVGFVAGSLCLLAFIDYYIYAMQTLAIIFVCAFICVLLGVPIGIAMSRNNMMQRLTIPVLDMLQTLPPFVYLIPLIFLFSVTESKLYGIAIILYAIVPVIRMTNLGIRLVDPDVIEAANAFGMTSRQKLYKVQIPLALPNIMAGVNQTIMMSLAMVVIASLVSAPGLGVLVLQGIRNLELGVGLVAGLGIVILAVILDRVTKASLARINASQKQ; encoded by the coding sequence ATGGCAACCTATGACTTCCTATTTTCATCGCTTGGACTCACGGAGTGGTGCGCTGAAGGCAAGAGCGACGCGCCCATGTCGATGGCCGCACTACTCAACAAATCCAAAGGTACGGAAGCCGAGCAATCCCTTTGGGACGTGCCGTTTCCATCCATGGATGCACTCAATGACTCCTGCGCAGCCTTCCCTCAGTCCCGGGAATTAACCCAGGGGCTGGAGCAAGGTTTTCTTGCCGTCAAAGACAATCTCAGTATTGTGCTGGACCCCATTACCCAGCCTTTGAGTTGGGCCCTTGATGGCACTCTTTACGGCATGATCACGACGCCCTGGTGGATCGTTATTCCGATTCTGCTGGCGGTTGTTCTGCTTGTCACCAAATCCTGGAAGCTGGTCGGCTTCGTAGCTGGCAGCCTGTGCCTGCTTGCCTTCATCGACTACTACATATACGCCATGCAAACACTGGCGATTATATTTGTCTGCGCGTTCATCTGTGTGCTGCTGGGCGTGCCCATTGGTATCGCCATGTCCCGAAATAACATGATGCAGAGGCTGACGATCCCGGTACTCGACATGCTGCAGACCCTGCCGCCTTTTGTGTATCTAATCCCGCTGATTTTTCTGTTCAGCGTGACCGAGTCCAAACTGTACGGCATCGCCATCATTCTTTACGCCATTGTGCCCGTTATACGCATGACCAACCTGGGTATCCGGCTGGTGGACCCAGACGTGATTGAAGCGGCGAATGCCTTCGGCATGACCAGCCGGCAAAAGCTGTACAAGGTACAGATTCCGCTGGCGCTGCCTAACATCATGGCAGGGGTAAACCAGACCATCATGATGAGCCTCGCCATGGTTGTTATTGCCTCCTTGGTGTCGGCGCCCGGCCTTGGCGTGCTGGTACTCCAGGGCATACGCAATCTAGAACTCGGTGTTGGCCTGGTAGCGGGTCTTGGCATTGTTATTCTGGCGGTCATTCTGGACCGGGTAACCAAAGCATCGCTGGCGCGTATTAACGCCTCGCAAAAACAGTAA
- a CDS encoding serine hydrolase domain-containing protein, protein MTEFKQVAGLSADQLRNIERHLDRRYIQPGKLPGALTLVARRGEIAYVKAQGLMDVERNKPVCRDTVFRIYSMTKPITSIAMMQLYEQGRFLLDDPVQKYIPGWKNLQVYKSGVYPNFLTTPATSTMTIRDLFTHMSGLTYGFMNRTNVDAAYRELRLDGSRNLTLEALVNQLGELPLEFSPGTAWNYSVSTDVLGYLVQLLADQPLDEYLRDNIFDPLDMPDTGFQVRDDQLDRFAACYQHQSGDQLALQDDPETSPFRQKNKFVSGGGGLVSTIDDYFHFAQTLCQGGEFRGRRIIGRKTLEFMRRNHLPDNQDLPGFAVGAFSETPYAGTGFGLGFSVKTDVVKSQTNGSAGEYGWGGLASTNFFIDPVEELVMIFMTQLIPSSSYPIRQELRGIVNGALV, encoded by the coding sequence ATGACGGAATTCAAACAGGTTGCTGGCCTTTCAGCAGACCAGCTTCGCAACATTGAACGTCATCTTGATCGTCGCTATATCCAGCCTGGAAAGTTGCCTGGCGCGTTGACACTGGTAGCCCGGAGGGGGGAAATTGCCTACGTGAAAGCCCAGGGATTGATGGATGTGGAACGCAACAAACCTGTCTGCCGGGATACGGTTTTCCGCATTTACTCGATGACTAAGCCGATCACATCGATCGCTATGATGCAGCTTTACGAGCAGGGGCGGTTTTTGCTGGATGATCCGGTACAAAAGTACATTCCGGGGTGGAAAAACCTGCAGGTTTATAAAAGCGGTGTTTATCCTAATTTTCTGACCACGCCGGCCACCAGCACCATGACCATTCGCGACCTGTTCACCCACATGTCGGGCCTGACTTACGGATTCATGAATCGCACCAACGTTGACGCGGCCTACCGCGAGTTAAGGCTTGATGGCAGCCGGAACCTGACGCTGGAAGCACTGGTGAACCAACTTGGGGAGCTGCCGCTCGAGTTTTCACCGGGTACGGCCTGGAACTATTCCGTCAGCACGGATGTGCTGGGGTATTTAGTGCAGTTGCTGGCGGATCAGCCGTTAGACGAGTATCTGCGCGACAATATATTTGACCCCCTGGACATGCCAGACACCGGCTTCCAGGTTCGTGATGATCAGCTCGACCGCTTCGCTGCCTGCTATCAGCACCAGTCGGGCGATCAGCTTGCGTTGCAAGACGATCCGGAGACGTCTCCTTTTCGGCAAAAAAACAAGTTTGTGTCAGGCGGCGGCGGGCTGGTTTCCACCATTGACGATTATTTCCATTTTGCCCAGACACTTTGCCAGGGCGGAGAGTTTAGGGGGCGGCGGATTATTGGTCGAAAAACTCTGGAATTCATGCGTCGCAACCACTTGCCGGATAATCAGGATCTGCCAGGCTTTGCGGTTGGAGCCTTCAGCGAAACACCTTATGCCGGAACCGGCTTTGGCCTGGGTTTCTCGGTTAAGACAGACGTTGTCAAATCCCAGACTAACGGATCGGCCGGCGAGTACGGGTGGGGCGGTCTGGCGAGCACCAACTTCTTTATCGATCCGGTTGAGGAACTGGTCATGATTTTCATGACGCAACTGATCCCCTCGTCGTCTTACCCCATCCGCCAGGAACTGCGGGGCATAGTGAATGGCGCTTTAGTGTGA
- a CDS encoding dicarboxylate/amino acid:cation symporter — translation MSIWKTYKETSLVIKMSAGFFLGITIAIIFREQAAILSPLGTIFIRLLSLIATPVIFLTVTLAIGKMNIRQMGRLSGKLILFYAVTTAMAVCIGVSLALLFNPGNNLSLPEVAVQQPEIPGASAMLLKIVPDNLLGAFAAGDLMAILFIAIIIGIAISTMTFSPDGQTKEQGLLLERFFNAFNELFYKILGGILLYAPIGVMAISATTFGTQGWATLKSLLVFTATFYLGLVVLWSLVYTGFLKFYGYAALRFFGDIKEAFATAFFTSSSLATLPVAISAAKKAGVSAKTANFALPLGAIFNSDGGALRMGVSLVFAANIIGLDLALVDLVTIVVIGTVLSIGTAGVPAAGLVTLSAVLSMFGLPLEIVALIAGVDALIGMGGTASNVVGDIIGAAVIDEKEAVTP, via the coding sequence ATGAGTATATGGAAAACGTACAAAGAAACGTCGCTGGTGATTAAAATGTCAGCGGGGTTCTTTCTGGGCATTACTATCGCCATCATCTTCCGCGAACAAGCCGCTATTCTCAGCCCCTTGGGCACTATTTTTATCCGCCTACTCAGCTTAATTGCGACACCCGTGATTTTTTTGACGGTCACGCTGGCAATTGGCAAGATGAATATCAGGCAGATGGGTAGATTAAGCGGCAAGCTCATACTCTTTTACGCTGTCACTACGGCTATGGCCGTGTGCATTGGCGTTTCCCTGGCTCTACTTTTTAATCCGGGAAATAATTTAAGTTTGCCCGAGGTGGCTGTCCAACAACCTGAGATACCGGGCGCGTCTGCCATGCTGTTGAAAATCGTACCCGATAACCTGTTAGGGGCCTTTGCAGCGGGCGATTTAATGGCCATTCTGTTCATTGCCATTATTATAGGCATTGCTATTTCAACCATGACCTTTTCACCCGATGGTCAGACAAAAGAGCAGGGTTTGCTGCTGGAGCGTTTTTTCAACGCTTTTAACGAGTTATTTTATAAAATACTGGGCGGCATTTTACTTTATGCTCCCATTGGCGTAATGGCGATCAGTGCCACCACTTTCGGTACTCAAGGATGGGCCACCCTCAAGTCATTGTTGGTGTTTACTGCCACGTTTTACCTGGGTCTGGTTGTTTTATGGTCGTTGGTATACACCGGATTTTTAAAATTCTACGGCTACGCTGCCCTGCGCTTTTTTGGCGACATTAAAGAGGCTTTTGCCACTGCATTTTTTACCTCAAGCAGCCTAGCGACATTACCTGTCGCTATCTCTGCTGCAAAAAAAGCAGGCGTATCGGCCAAAACTGCCAATTTCGCCCTGCCGCTAGGTGCCATTTTTAACTCCGACGGTGGCGCACTGCGCATGGGCGTATCTTTGGTTTTCGCCGCTAACATCATAGGGCTGGATTTGGCATTGGTTGATTTGGTGACCATCGTGGTGATCGGAACTGTGCTGTCTATTGGTACAGCCGGAGTGCCCGCCGCCGGCCTGGTTACGTTATCAGCAGTTCTAAGCATGTTTGGCTTACCGTTGGAAATAGTCGCCCTGATTGCCGGCGTAGATGCTCTGATTGGCATGGGCGGTACCGCTTCCAACGTAGTCGGCGACATCATTGGCGCCGCCGTAATTGATGAGAAAGAAGCCGTTACTCCTTAA
- a CDS encoding aldehyde dehydrogenase family protein encodes MMDTTKFYINGKWVTPEGTQTIDVINPSDETGFAKITLGSEADTNMAVSAAKGAFPAWSMSTREQRIDLLERLLETYSARAEEMAQTISKEMGAPINLARTAQVGAGATHLKNTIRALKTFNFEHALGDHAPENRIMHEPVGVCALITPWNWPMNQIMLKVPAAIAAGCTVVLKPSEISPLSAMLLAEMIDSTGFPDGVFNLVNGDGEGVGSQLSKHPDIDLVSFTGSTRAGKAITIAAADTVKRVGLELGGKGANIIFADADEKAITRGVRHCFANSGQSCNAPTRMLVEKSLYKQAVETAALIASQTDVGPADVDGRQIGPVVSEQQFQKIQALIKKGIAEGATLVSGGEGRPEGLNKGYFVRPTVFADVTREMTIWSEEIFGPVLAITAFETEEEAVKMANDTHYGLTNYIQTSDKEKAHRLARQLRSGMIEINGKSGSSGFPFGGMKQSGNGSREGGVWGLEEFLEVKSVTDW; translated from the coding sequence ATAATGGATACAACCAAGTTCTACATTAACGGAAAATGGGTAACGCCTGAGGGCACCCAAACCATAGACGTTATCAACCCTTCTGATGAAACCGGATTTGCCAAGATTACTCTGGGTTCTGAGGCTGATACGAATATGGCCGTCAGCGCCGCAAAAGGTGCGTTCCCGGCCTGGTCGATGTCGACCAGAGAACAACGTATTGACCTGCTTGAGCGCTTGCTGGAGACCTACAGCGCGCGTGCTGAAGAGATGGCACAAACCATCAGTAAAGAAATGGGAGCGCCCATCAATTTGGCAAGAACGGCCCAAGTCGGCGCCGGCGCTACGCATCTGAAAAACACCATTCGTGCGCTAAAAACCTTCAACTTTGAGCACGCCCTGGGTGACCACGCGCCAGAGAACAGAATTATGCACGAACCGGTGGGCGTTTGCGCTCTGATAACCCCCTGGAACTGGCCGATGAACCAGATCATGCTGAAAGTGCCGGCGGCAATTGCGGCCGGCTGCACGGTGGTTCTCAAGCCGTCAGAGATTTCACCGTTGTCGGCAATGCTGCTGGCAGAAATGATCGACAGTACGGGCTTTCCAGACGGCGTGTTCAACCTGGTTAACGGCGATGGAGAAGGCGTTGGTTCGCAACTTTCAAAGCACCCGGATATTGATCTGGTCAGCTTTACCGGTTCAACCCGTGCCGGCAAAGCCATCACCATTGCCGCAGCAGACACCGTGAAGCGAGTTGGCCTGGAACTGGGTGGCAAAGGCGCTAACATCATCTTTGCGGACGCCGATGAAAAAGCCATAACGCGTGGCGTGCGCCATTGCTTTGCGAACTCAGGCCAATCCTGCAACGCGCCCACACGGATGCTTGTCGAGAAGTCACTTTACAAGCAGGCTGTTGAAACCGCCGCATTGATTGCCAGTCAGACAGATGTTGGCCCCGCCGACGTAGACGGCCGCCAAATCGGCCCCGTGGTTTCTGAACAACAGTTCCAGAAAATTCAGGCACTGATCAAAAAGGGTATTGCAGAAGGCGCGACGCTGGTATCCGGCGGCGAGGGCCGGCCAGAAGGGCTGAACAAGGGCTATTTTGTAAGGCCAACTGTTTTCGCAGACGTCACGCGCGAAATGACCATCTGGAGCGAAGAAATTTTCGGCCCGGTTCTGGCCATTACAGCGTTTGAAACAGAAGAAGAAGCGGTGAAGATGGCAAACGATACCCACTATGGGCTGACCAACTACATCCAGACCTCCGATAAAGAAAAAGCCCACCGATTGGCGCGGCAATTGCGGTCGGGCATGATCGAAATTAACGGCAAATCCGGATCGTCAGGTTTCCCGTTCGGCGGCATGAAACAGTCAGGCAACGGCAGCCGGGAAGGCGGCGTGTGGGGGCTTGAAGAGTTTCTGGAAGTGAAATCCGTCACTGACTGGTAA
- a CDS encoding glutathione S-transferase family protein, whose protein sequence is MITVHHLNNSRSQRILWLLEELGVPYEIQHYERDAKSMLAPDSLKKIHPLGKSPVITDGDLVIAESGAIIEYLAHTYGKDTMLPKSGGQAWLDYTYWLHYAEGSLMPPLLMRLVFEKVKTSPMPFFVKPVARGIANKTNEVFIGPMIKTHLDFIESHLAKNTWFLGDNLSAADIQMSFPLEASVARGITGKNRPSIVTWVKRVHARPAYQNALEKGGEYDFA, encoded by the coding sequence ATGATTACGGTTCATCACCTCAATAACTCCCGCTCACAACGCATTCTTTGGCTGCTTGAAGAGCTGGGAGTGCCCTACGAGATCCAGCACTACGAGCGTGATGCCAAATCCATGCTGGCGCCTGACAGCCTCAAAAAAATACACCCGCTGGGTAAGTCGCCGGTAATCACCGACGGCGATTTGGTTATCGCGGAGTCCGGCGCCATTATCGAATACCTTGCCCACACTTATGGCAAAGACACCATGCTGCCGAAGAGCGGCGGCCAGGCTTGGCTTGATTACACATACTGGCTGCATTACGCCGAAGGCTCTTTGATGCCGCCGCTACTGATGCGTTTGGTGTTTGAAAAGGTAAAAACCAGCCCGATGCCGTTTTTTGTCAAGCCGGTGGCAAGAGGTATTGCGAACAAAACCAACGAGGTTTTCATCGGCCCGATGATCAAAACGCACCTCGATTTTATCGAATCTCACCTAGCAAAGAATACCTGGTTTCTTGGCGATAACCTGAGCGCTGCGGATATTCAGATGAGCTTTCCGCTGGAAGCCTCAGTGGCCCGGGGCATCACCGGCAAGAACCGACCTAGTATAGTAACCTGGGTGAAGCGTGTGCACGCCAGACCGGCTTACCAAAACGCTCTTGAAAAAGGCGGGGAATACGATTTTGCCTGA
- a CDS encoding antibiotic biosynthesis monooxygenase family protein translates to MKYIFEVQIREGYTAEDYADSWMRASELIQRAPGARGTELHRKIGEPNTLIAIAHWDKKASRDAMESQHNPDVADIIRRAAPFCEIRPLGEFEDPEWVVNPTD, encoded by the coding sequence ATGAAATACATTTTCGAAGTGCAGATCAGAGAGGGCTATACCGCCGAGGATTACGCGGATTCCTGGATGCGTGCAAGCGAGTTGATTCAGCGCGCACCGGGCGCGCGGGGAACGGAATTGCATCGCAAGATCGGTGAACCGAATACGCTTATAGCCATTGCCCACTGGGACAAAAAAGCCAGCCGGGATGCGATGGAGTCACAACACAATCCCGACGTGGCTGACATTATCCGCAGAGCGGCGCCTTTCTGTGAAATCCGGCCCCTTGGCGAGTTTGAAGATCCGGAGTGGGTGGTTAACCCGACCGACTAG
- a CDS encoding molybdopterin dinucleotide binding domain-containing protein: protein MPNDFGDFNARMFEPGGFYRGIAAHERIWKTSEKKALFTTPERLTSLGFGTKPGRYSLLTMRSNDQFNTTIYGYSDRFHGIEGTRDVLLMNPDDIKRAGLSGGDRVQMITDLDDGVDRRLGGLVLTPYQIPAGTVACYYPECNVLVPVSHHDQLSKTLGSKSVPVRIEREQA from the coding sequence ATGCCCAACGACTTTGGCGATTTCAACGCAAGGATGTTCGAGCCCGGTGGTTTCTATCGCGGCATTGCTGCCCACGAACGAATCTGGAAGACGTCAGAGAAGAAAGCACTGTTCACCACGCCAGAGCGGCTGACATCCTTGGGATTTGGCACCAAACCCGGCCGTTACAGCTTGCTGACCATGCGCTCCAACGATCAATTCAACACCACCATTTATGGCTATTCGGATCGTTTTCATGGCATTGAAGGAACGCGGGATGTGCTGCTGATGAACCCGGATGATATTAAACGTGCCGGGCTATCGGGTGGAGACCGTGTCCAGATGATCACAGACTTGGACGATGGTGTGGATCGCCGCCTTGGCGGCCTGGTGCTAACGCCCTACCAGATTCCGGCAGGCACCGTGGCCTGTTACTACCCGGAGTGCAATGTGCTGGTGCCGGTCAGCCATCATGATCAGCTATCGAAAACGCTCGGTTCAAAGTCAGTTCCGGTGCGGATTGAGCGGGAACAGGCGTAA
- a CDS encoding DUF2237 family protein — translation MLAKKEPTNVIGEPLEVCGKDPVTGFFRDGCCNTGPEDMGNHTVCAVVTDDFLAFSRSRGNDLTEARPEFGFPGLKAGDGWCLCAGRWREALDAGCAPRVRLKATHLAALEVCDLADLKKHSVDLS, via the coding sequence ATGCTGGCAAAGAAAGAACCCACCAACGTTATTGGTGAGCCATTGGAAGTCTGCGGCAAAGATCCAGTGACCGGCTTTTTCCGGGATGGTTGCTGCAATACGGGGCCCGAGGACATGGGCAACCATACGGTATGTGCGGTGGTAACTGACGATTTTCTGGCGTTCTCCCGCAGCAGGGGTAACGATCTGACCGAAGCCCGCCCAGAGTTTGGCTTTCCGGGTTTAAAAGCGGGAGACGGCTGGTGCCTATGCGCGGGACGCTGGCGTGAAGCGCTGGATGCGGGCTGCGCACCCAGGGTTCGGCTGAAGGCGACGCATCTAGCCGCGTTGGAAGTTTGTGACCTTGCGGACCTGAAGAAGCATTCTGTGGATCTGAGTTAG